The following coding sequences lie in one Panicum virgatum strain AP13 chromosome 6N, P.virgatum_v5, whole genome shotgun sequence genomic window:
- the LOC120679069 gene encoding probable glutathione S-transferase GSTU6, whose product MCVYRHTHPHACHAHYGRNLIEGPVEGRQDMAGDEELTLLGLWASPFVIRARIALNLKGLSYGYTEESLYDKSDLLVRSNPVHKKVPVLIHNGKPVCESQNIVSYVDEVFPGSGQSILPSDPYDRAVARFWASYVDDKLYSTWVPVFRGSTSKERVEAATRVIAVLETFEQRAFGECSRSNGGRAMAAFFGGDSVGLVDVVLGSLLGWLQATEAICGVKVIDAARTPLVAAWAERFRAIDGVKEVIPDVARLVEYNKVRRARLGLPLLLPSVELLQ is encoded by the exons ATGTGtgtatatagacacacacacccCCACGCATGTCACGCACACTACGGCAGGAACTTAATAGAAGGGCCAGTTGAAGGCCGGCAGGATATGGCAGGAGACGAAGAGCTTACGCTGCTCGGGCTGTGGGCAAGCCCGTTCGTGATCAGAGCGCGCATCGCGCTCAACCTGAAAGGCCTCAGCTACGGCTACACCGAGGAGAGCCTCTACGACAAGAGCGACCTCCTCGTCAGGTCTAACCCAGTGCACAAGAAAGTGCCCGTCCTCATCCACAACGGCAAGCCCGTCTGCGAGTCTCAAAACATCGTGTCGTACGTCGACGAGGTTTTCCCTGGCAGCGGCCAGTCCATCCTCCCCTCCGATCCATATGATCGCGCCGTTGCTCGCTTCTGGGCCTCCTACGTCGATGACAAG TTGTACAGCACGTGGGTGCCCGTCTTCAGGGGCAGCACAAGCAAGGAGAGGGTGGAGGCGGCGACACGGGTCATCGCCGTCCTGGAGACGTTCGAGCAGCGAGCGTTCGGAGAGTGCTCGCGCTCCAATGGCGGCCGGGCCATGGCGGCGTTCTTCGGAGGGGACAGCGTTGGGCTCGTGGATGTCGTGCTCGGCAGCCTCCTTGGGTGGTTGCAGGCCACCGAGGCCATCTGCGGGGTCAAGGTCATCGACGCCGCCAGGACGCCGCTCGTGGCAGCATGGGCGGAGCGATTCCGCGCCATCGACGGCGTCAAGGAGGTGATACCGGATGTGGCGAGGCTAGTGGAGTATAACAAGGTGAGGCGGGCTCGCCTTGGGCTGCCGTTGCTGCTGCCGTCTGTTGAGTTGCTGCAGTAA